Genomic DNA from Oligoflexia bacterium:
AATTTGATGCCCTAAACAAATGCCTAAAAGAGGAAACTGACCAAAACATTGTTGTAAAACTTCCGGCAAACCCTGTACGGCATCTGGATCACCCGGACCATTAGAAACCAAGATTCCTTTTGGATTGTATGTCGCTATCTGCTCAAAACTGGTGTTGTATGGTACCACTTGCACTTTAAAGCCCAACGCTGCAAGTTTACGCAATATATTATGTTTAACCCCACAGTCTATCACCACTATGCAATCTTGACTTTGGCTGTCTGGATTCCATGTGTATGGTTGCTTACAACTCACCTCTCCTACCAAAGCTGTGCCTTGCATATCAGGAATATCGCCAAGTTTTGCTTTTAGATCCGCAATGTCATGCTCACCACAAGCAACAACACATTTCATGGCCCCTTTTTCACGAATTTTTAAGGTGATATAACGGGTATCCAATCCTTCAACCCCAACGACATTATTTTCTTTTAAATAATCAGCTAAGCTGGCTTCATTGGCATAATGACTGGGGTAATTAACATAACTACCCACCACTAAAGCACTGGCCCAAATATTTTTGGACTCCCAGTCTTGGTTATTGGTGCCGTAGCTCCCAATCATAGGATAAGTTAAAGTCAAAACTTGGCCACAATAGGATGGATCGGTTAACATCTCCTGATAGCCAGTCATAGACGTATTAAACACCAACTCGCCACAGGCTACTCCCTGTGCACCAAAGCCTTTACCATGCATGACGGTACCATCTTCCAATAATAAAGTTGCTTTCATATCAGTATTCTCCATAAACCATTTTCCCCTCAACAAATGTCATCAAGACTTTTCCGTACAAATCAATATCCCATAAAGGTGAGTTACTCGATTTAGAAAAATTATGACTTTGACTCAACCTTTCTCCCTTTTTTTGCACAAAAACACATAAATCCGCTTTGCTGCCCGGACTTAATGAACCTGCATCCAAGTGGGCTAACTTGGCTGGTTGTGTGCTCATTCTGGCAATCAAATTAATCAAACTTATCTTACCTTCATTGACCATCTGTAAACTACTCGCTAAAGCCGTTTGCAAGCCTAAAATCCCGTTGGGTGCACTGCAAAACTCATGACTTTTTTCATCTTCTGTATGTGGGGCATGGTCCGTTGCAATAACATCAATGAGGCCTTCTGCCAATGCTGCCTGCAAAATTTTATTATCTGCATCATGTCGCAAAGGCGGGTACATTTTGGCATTAC
This window encodes:
- the carA gene encoding glutamine-hydrolyzing carbamoyl-phosphate synthase small subunit codes for the protein MKATLLLEDGTVMHGKGFGAQGVACGELVFNTSMTGYQEMLTDPSYCGQVLTLTYPMIGSYGTNNQDWESKNIWASALVVGSYVNYPSHYANEASLADYLKENNVVGVEGLDTRYITLKIREKGAMKCVVACGEHDIADLKAKLGDIPDMQGTALVGEVSCKQPYTWNPDSQSQDCIVVIDCGVKHNILRKLAALGFKVQVVPYNTSFEQIATYNPKGILVSNGPGDPDAVQGLPEVLQQCFGQFPLLGICLGHQILALALGAKTYKLDFGHHGGNHPVHNAIKNKIEITSQNHGFAVDAQSLKKEGEKKYKDLRLTHIHLSDNTVEGFDIESIALQSIQYHPEASPGPNDAEYIFEDFKRCIKKFWDK